CAGAGAATCCACAAATGCAAAGCATACGAAATATCGCAGTGATTGCGCATGTCGACCATGGTAAGACTACGCTTGTAGATGGGCTGCTAACGCAGTCTGGCACATTTAGCGAGCGAGAGCAGGTAAGTGAGCGCGTAATGGATAGCAACGACCTAGAGCGTGAGCGCGGCATCACGATTTTAAGCAAAAATACCGCCATAAACTACAAAGGCACGAAAATCAACATCATCGATACGCCCGGGCACGCTGACTTTGGCGGTGAGGTCGAGCGCGTGCTAAAAATGGTAGATGGCGTGCTGCTGCTAGTCGATGCGCAAGAGGGCGTGATGCCTCAAACTAAATTTGTCGTAAAAAAGGCGTTAAATCTAGGGCTAAAGCCAATTGTAGTGGTAAATAAAATCGATAAACCCGCTGCCACGCCTGATAAAGTGGTCGATGAAGTATTTGATTTATTCGTAGCGATGGGGGCAAGTGACGCACAGCTTGACTTCCCTGTGATATATGCCGCAGCGCGCGATGGCTACGCTATTGCTGAGCTAGAAGATGAGCGAAAGAATTTAGAGCCACTTTTTCAAGCCATAATTACGCATGTGCCAGAGCCTAGCGGCAGTAGTGATAAGCCCTTGCAAATGCAGGTTTTCACGCTTGATTATGACAACTATGTGGGGAAAATCGGCATTGCGCGTGTGTTTAATGGGCGCGTGAAAAAGGGCGAGAATGTGCTTTTGGCTAAGAGTGACGGCGAGAAAGAGAGCGGGAAAATCACTAAGCTTATTGGCTTTTTGGGACTTGCGCGCACTGAGATAGAATCTGCACAGGCTGGCGACATCGTGGCGATAGCGGGGTTTAATGCCGTTGATGTGGGAGATTCTATCGTGGATATTAATAATCCTATGCCGCTTGACCCAATGCACTTAGAGGAGCCAACGATGAGTGTGAATTTCGCCGTGAATGATAGCCCATTAGCTGGGCTAGAGGGCAAGCATGTCACGGCAAATAAGCTAAAAGATAGGCTATTAAAGGAAATGCAAACAAATATCGCTATGAAGTGCGAGGAGCTAGGCGAGGGCAAGTTTAAGGTAAGTGGGCGCGGCGAGCTGCAGATTACGATTTTAGCGGAGAATCTGCGACGTGAGGGGTATGAGTTTAGCATTTCGCGTCCGGAAGTGATAATAAAAGAGATAGATGGCGTGAAATGCGAGCCGTTTGAACATTTAGTGATTGATACGCCGCAAGATTTTAGTGGCACGATAATCGAAAAGCTAGGACGCAAAAAGGCTGAGATGAAAGCGATGAATCCTATGGGCGATGGCTATACGCGACTTGAGTTTGAAATCCCTGCAAGGGGGCTAATTGGCTATCGTAGCGAGTTTTTGACCGATACGAAGGGCGAAGGCGTGATGAATCATAGCTTTTTGGAGTTTAGGGCATATAGCGGGAGTGTGGAGACGCGTAAAAATGGCGCGCTTGTGAGTATGGAGAGTGGCGAGGCGACTGGGTTTTCGCTGTTTAATATTCAAGAGAGAGGCGTGCTATTTATCGCGCCGCAAACTAAAGTGTATGTGGGAATGATAATCGGCGAGCATAGCCGCGATAATGACCTTGATGTCAATCCTATTAAGTCAAAGCATTTAACGAATATGCGAGCAAGCGGCAGTGATGATGCCATAAAGCTTGTGCCGCCGCGTGAGATGACGCTAGAGCGCGCGTTAGAGTGGATAGAAGATGATGAAATCCTTGAAATCACGCCACTAAACATTAGAATCCGCAAAAAGATTCTAGAGCCAAATATGAGGAAAAGGGCGAAGGGGAAGTAGGATTTAACTCGTTGTCATTGATAAATAGCAAATTTGAGGAGTTTAAGGAGAGTGAGATTTTATAGAATCTAGGTTGGTTTATAAAGGGGTGGGCGCACCTTTTTATTAAGCTAATGGCTTAAGATTAATTTAAGGAGAATATATGAATCCATTCCTAGAATCAATTTATTTTCGGCACGCTTGCAAACTTTTTGATAAAAGCAAGAAAATCCCGCGAGAGATTTTTGATGAAATACTGGAAGTAGGGAGGCTTGCCCCTAGTTCTTTTGGAATGGAGCCTACAAGGCTTATAGTCGTGCGCAGCGATAAGGCAAAGCAGGAGCTATATCCTTTGTGTTGGGAGCAGCCACAAATCACAACTGCGAGCGAAGTGGTAGTGTTTAAGAGTTTGCAAAGTGATTTGATACCTCCAAGTGAATATGTGAAAAACAACACGCGCAGGCGAAAAATGGATTTGGCAACTTATGAGGTATTTTGTAATCGCTATGGTGGATATCTTAAGGCGCGTGGGTTTGTAGATGATAAGATTGCTTATTGGAGCGCACTGCAGGCTTATATTATGGCGACATATATGGTGGGCTATGCGAGTTATCTTAAGATTGATACTTGCTTTATTGAGGGCTTTGATAAAAGAAAGGTAGAGCAACTCTATGGGCTTGATACTTTTAAAGAGCAAGTGAGCCTTATTGTGTGCTTTGGCTATCGTGCAAAAGCGCAGCAGCCACGTTTTAGGATAGGTATTGATGAATTAGTGGAATACAAATAAGGGGGCGCTATGTTAGATGTTATCACAGTTACCAAAAGAGATGGACGCCTTGAGCCCCTTGATATTTCAAAGATACAAAAGCACACATCTGCTGCGGTAGAGGGCTTAGATGGTGTAAGTCAAAGTGAATTAGAAGTAGATGCAAAGATTTTATTTAAGGATAGGATTACCACAGAGGAAATCCAGCAAACCCTCATTAAAACTGCCGCAAATAAGATTGATGTAAATACGCCTAATTGGAGCTTTGTGGCAGCGCGTT
The sequence above is drawn from the Helicobacter jaachi genome and encodes:
- the typA gene encoding translational GTPase TypA yields the protein MQSIRNIAVIAHVDHGKTTLVDGLLTQSGTFSEREQVSERVMDSNDLERERGITILSKNTAINYKGTKINIIDTPGHADFGGEVERVLKMVDGVLLLVDAQEGVMPQTKFVVKKALNLGLKPIVVVNKIDKPAATPDKVVDEVFDLFVAMGASDAQLDFPVIYAAARDGYAIAELEDERKNLEPLFQAIITHVPEPSGSSDKPLQMQVFTLDYDNYVGKIGIARVFNGRVKKGENVLLAKSDGEKESGKITKLIGFLGLARTEIESAQAGDIVAIAGFNAVDVGDSIVDINNPMPLDPMHLEEPTMSVNFAVNDSPLAGLEGKHVTANKLKDRLLKEMQTNIAMKCEELGEGKFKVSGRGELQITILAENLRREGYEFSISRPEVIIKEIDGVKCEPFEHLVIDTPQDFSGTIIEKLGRKKAEMKAMNPMGDGYTRLEFEIPARGLIGYRSEFLTDTKGEGVMNHSFLEFRAYSGSVETRKNGALVSMESGEATGFSLFNIQERGVLFIAPQTKVYVGMIIGEHSRDNDLDVNPIKSKHLTNMRASGSDDAIKLVPPREMTLERALEWIEDDEILEITPLNIRIRKKILEPNMRKRAKGK
- a CDS encoding NAD(P)H-dependent oxidoreductase; the encoded protein is MNPFLESIYFRHACKLFDKSKKIPREIFDEILEVGRLAPSSFGMEPTRLIVVRSDKAKQELYPLCWEQPQITTASEVVVFKSLQSDLIPPSEYVKNNTRRRKMDLATYEVFCNRYGGYLKARGFVDDKIAYWSALQAYIMATYMVGYASYLKIDTCFIEGFDKRKVEQLYGLDTFKEQVSLIVCFGYRAKAQQPRFRIGIDELVEYK